A genome region from Chengkuizengella sp. SCS-71B includes the following:
- a CDS encoding APC family permease: MKLVDKKLNAVQLNGLIVGPILGSGIILLPPIIFEVAGDYAILSWITIMLINWFFAFLFGSLSVKFPGNSGVTQAVEDVFGKYIKYLTSFFLIGAVCFGPIAVLMTAAQFIHFDGFLSTKWIAFLLMGITILILLLNVSFIGKIAFVLSSVSALLLFSGGLTSLIQYPKTELFTTSFDISSFGYSLLLLFWTIVGWEVIGNYSNDVKNVRSTIPKAVGFSALIISIVCLMVAASIQWSDIPNISGASQITVASILTPIFGSLTGLIIGFIAPGLCLSSIILFIGGTARLIRGMAEEGILPKKLSYRTKTNVPLGGIIALSCFHIFVFVLAFLDLINITQIVAIADVFFISNVFVTLLAAIKLFDQKIVKMMIVMMLFVLFVFLSFSSPIILVFIAIFTIIFIYKQIKFNASQSCEDNEENLLMVK, translated from the coding sequence ATTAAACTGGTTGATAAAAAATTAAATGCAGTACAATTAAACGGTCTCATCGTTGGTCCTATCTTAGGATCAGGTATTATACTTTTACCTCCAATCATCTTTGAGGTTGCAGGAGATTATGCCATATTATCGTGGATAACAATCATGTTGATTAATTGGTTTTTTGCTTTTTTATTTGGTTCTTTGAGTGTGAAATTTCCCGGTAACTCTGGAGTAACGCAAGCCGTTGAGGATGTGTTTGGAAAATATATAAAATATTTAACCTCCTTCTTTTTAATAGGAGCTGTATGTTTTGGTCCGATCGCTGTGTTAATGACAGCTGCTCAATTTATTCATTTTGATGGATTTTTATCAACAAAATGGATCGCTTTCCTTCTAATGGGGATCACGATTTTGATATTGCTGCTGAACGTTTCATTTATTGGTAAAATCGCTTTTGTTTTATCATCTGTATCTGCATTATTGTTATTTTCGGGAGGATTGACCTCTTTAATTCAATATCCAAAAACTGAACTATTTACAACAAGTTTTGATATCTCTTCATTTGGATATAGTTTGTTATTATTGTTTTGGACAATTGTAGGCTGGGAAGTGATTGGAAATTACAGTAATGATGTTAAAAATGTGCGTTCAACGATACCAAAAGCGGTTGGTTTCAGTGCACTTATCATTTCGATTGTATGTTTAATGGTTGCTGCTTCTATACAATGGTCAGATATTCCTAATATTTCTGGTGCTTCACAAATCACTGTTGCAAGTATTTTAACTCCTATATTTGGAAGTTTGACTGGATTGATTATTGGCTTCATTGCACCTGGTTTATGTTTATCTTCAATCATTCTATTTATTGGGGGTACGGCTAGATTAATTCGTGGTATGGCAGAGGAAGGTATCTTACCTAAAAAGTTAAGTTATCGTACAAAAACAAATGTACCTTTAGGGGGAATTATTGCGTTAAGCTGTTTTCATATCTTTGTATTTGTGTTAGCCTTTTTAGATTTGATCAATATAACCCAAATTGTCGCTATTGCTGATGTATTTTTTATTAGCAATGTGTTTGTAACTTTGTTAGCTGCTATTAAATTGTTTGATCAAAAAATTGTGAAAATGATGATAGTCATGATGTTATTCGTATTGTTTGTGTTTTTATCATTTTCATCACCTATTATTTTGGTTTTTATAGCAATATTTACAATCATTTTCATTTATAAGCAAATTAAATTTAATGCAAGTCAATCATGTGAGGATAATGAAGAAAACCTTTTAATGGTTAAATAA
- a CDS encoding deoxyribonuclease IV, translating into MLKIGSHVSFSSKGLLNAAKEAETYGSSTFMIYTGAPQNTRRKPIEEQFIVEGKQLMEKNDIHEIVVHAPYIINLGSYKSNTYQLAVDFLQEEMKRTDYLGVKNIVLHPGAYTDKDAEYGISRIAEGLNEVLEGTKETNVNIALETMAGKGTEIGRSFEELASIIDKVQSNERLTVCFDTCHVHDAGYDLVNDLDGVLEQFDKIVGLDRIAVLHLNDSKNPRGAGKDRHAPVGSGFIGFNAMNNIVHHEKLKHLPMILETPWIGKDKKSQRPMYEAEIALLRGDLEDRFGSEFLEDVEKINHFFNKNSINEREFIINTWEMLKSDAKLRKQDPREPMERLYDQVMEAELLSDLSEEQINQRLTVSFAKEGALS; encoded by the coding sequence ATGTTAAAAATTGGATCTCATGTTTCATTTTCTAGTAAAGGATTATTAAATGCAGCAAAGGAAGCAGAAACTTATGGATCATCGACTTTCATGATCTATACGGGAGCTCCTCAAAATACGAGAAGAAAACCGATTGAAGAGCAGTTTATAGTAGAAGGTAAACAATTGATGGAGAAAAACGATATACATGAGATTGTTGTTCATGCCCCTTACATCATAAACTTAGGCTCTTATAAATCCAATACGTATCAACTAGCTGTTGATTTTCTACAGGAAGAAATGAAAAGGACGGATTATTTAGGCGTTAAAAATATCGTACTTCATCCCGGGGCATATACCGATAAAGATGCAGAATACGGAATTTCACGTATCGCCGAAGGATTAAATGAGGTTCTTGAAGGTACAAAAGAAACGAACGTAAATATCGCACTAGAAACGATGGCAGGAAAAGGAACTGAAATTGGGAGAAGCTTTGAAGAACTTGCCTCTATTATAGATAAAGTACAAAGTAATGAACGATTAACAGTATGTTTTGACACATGTCACGTTCATGATGCAGGTTATGACCTTGTAAATGATCTTGATGGGGTTTTAGAGCAGTTTGATAAGATTGTTGGATTAGATCGAATCGCTGTATTACATTTAAACGATAGTAAAAATCCCCGCGGAGCAGGGAAAGATCGCCATGCCCCAGTAGGTTCAGGGTTTATTGGATTTAATGCGATGAACAACATCGTACATCATGAAAAATTAAAACATCTTCCTATGATTTTAGAAACACCATGGATTGGTAAAGATAAAAAATCTCAAAGACCGATGTACGAAGCAGAGATTGCTTTACTTAGAGGAGATTTAGAAGATCGATTTGGTTCTGAGTTTCTTGAAGATGTTGAAAAAATAAATCACTTTTTTAATAAAAATTCTATAAATGAAAGAGAATTTATAATAAACACATGGGAAATGTTAAAAAGTGATGCAAAATTAAGAAAACAAGATCCTCGTGAACCGATGGAAAGATTGTATGATCAAGTAATGGAAGCAGAGTTGCTTTCAGATTTATCTGAAGAGCAAATCAATCAACGTTTAACAGTTAGTTTTGCTAAAGAAGGAGCGTTATCTTAA
- a CDS encoding DMT family transporter, whose protein sequence is MPRILFIVLILLSLIWGGSFYFIKILLEDFGPWTIAFLRSSFGLVTIVLIMLILRKPFELRKMPWIPLTIMASINTAIPWTFIAFSETRLSSSMASVLNATTPLWTIIVGIVFFRAATNRMQWLGIGIGLIGLIILLDIDPVHIISVDLLGFVCMIAATLCYAFGSQLSKRLLKGLSMYQITFCTLFIGSLGSGSVALSTESISISHLVSWTNISVLIGLGVFGSGIAYILYYYLVQKGSAEFATMVTYLIPATAIIWGYSLLNEELKWSLIVGLVLVLSGVFISTKKQSSKVVDVQLLKQQNIRES, encoded by the coding sequence ATGCCCCGTATACTCTTTATTGTACTAATATTACTGAGCCTCATTTGGGGCGGGTCTTTTTATTTTATCAAAATATTACTGGAAGACTTTGGTCCATGGACGATTGCTTTTCTAAGATCTTCCTTCGGTTTAGTTACCATCGTTCTGATTATGCTCATATTGCGAAAACCTTTTGAACTTAGAAAAATGCCTTGGATTCCGTTAACGATTATGGCTTCAATCAATACGGCGATTCCTTGGACCTTCATTGCATTTAGTGAAACTAGATTATCGAGCAGTATGGCCTCTGTATTAAATGCGACAACCCCACTGTGGACCATTATTGTTGGTATTGTATTTTTCCGTGCAGCTACCAATCGTATGCAATGGTTAGGAATCGGAATTGGTTTAATCGGTCTAATTATTTTACTTGATATCGATCCTGTTCATATTATTTCAGTGGATTTGCTTGGATTTGTTTGTATGATCGCCGCTACCCTTTGTTATGCATTTGGATCTCAATTATCTAAACGATTACTCAAAGGATTATCTATGTATCAGATTACTTTTTGTACTTTGTTTATTGGTTCACTTGGAAGTGGAAGTGTTGCTCTTTCAACTGAATCAATATCGATATCCCATTTAGTTTCGTGGACAAATATCTCTGTGTTAATAGGTTTAGGTGTATTCGGATCAGGTATTGCCTACATTCTCTATTATTATTTGGTTCAAAAAGGGAGCGCTGAATTTGCCACGATGGTAACTTATCTTATACCAGCTACTGCCATAATTTGGGGATATTCACTACTTAATGAAGAATTAAAATGGAGCTTAATTGTAGGTCTTGTTTTAGTACTTAGTGGTGTATTTATTTCAACTAAAAAACAATCCAGTAAGGTAGTTGATGTTCAGTTGTTGAAACAACAGAACATCAGGGAGTCGTAA
- a CDS encoding sugar ABC transporter permease, with product MNTNTTQSLKKKQKIQWVKFDLRAYTMIAALVLIWILFTFLSGGSFIEPRNLSNLFNQMSVTSVLAVGMVLIIVAGHIDLSVGSLVGLTGGVAAILNSTYDWNAVVVFIVTIVFGALIGLWQGWWVAYRAVPAFIVTLGGMLIFRGLLLGISNSQTISGLSDGFKLVGTGYVPDGWGLLIGILAIGVFALLLVLKRVSRKKFGFDIEPMVLSLLKIVLVSIIVLTFVLAMNSYKGIPIPIFVVIFLAIIFTFISKNTVYGRQIYAIGGNPEAARLSGINIKRRTLMLFVLGNTLAAIAGILLTARVGSATVNAGNMYELDAIAAAVIGGTSLLGGAGTISGAIIGALVMASLDNGMSMMNVETFWQYIVKGGILILAVWMDIYSRQRKKRGNRKPIKMKQFFSSLGGRFSPSSSKNIAKK from the coding sequence ATGAATACAAATACTACTCAGTCATTGAAAAAGAAACAAAAAATACAATGGGTCAAATTTGATCTTAGAGCCTATACGATGATCGCTGCTTTAGTTTTGATTTGGATATTGTTCACGTTTCTTAGTGGTGGTAGTTTCATAGAGCCAAGAAATTTATCTAATTTATTTAATCAAATGTCAGTTACATCTGTATTAGCAGTCGGAATGGTATTAATCATTGTAGCAGGACATATTGATTTGTCCGTTGGTTCATTAGTAGGTTTAACAGGTGGAGTTGCCGCGATTTTAAATTCAACGTATGATTGGAATGCCGTTGTTGTGTTTATTGTAACCATCGTTTTTGGTGCATTAATTGGATTATGGCAAGGCTGGTGGGTTGCATATCGAGCAGTACCCGCTTTTATTGTAACACTTGGTGGTATGCTCATATTTAGAGGACTATTGTTAGGAATTAGTAATAGTCAGACGATCTCTGGTTTATCTGATGGATTTAAATTAGTAGGTACGGGGTATGTTCCTGATGGTTGGGGACTATTAATCGGGATTTTGGCGATTGGTGTTTTTGCCTTATTATTAGTTCTGAAAAGAGTTTCTCGTAAGAAATTTGGTTTTGATATAGAACCTATGGTGCTAAGTTTATTGAAAATTGTTTTAGTATCTATAATAGTCCTTACTTTTGTACTAGCTATGAATAGTTATAAAGGGATACCTATTCCAATTTTCGTTGTGATTTTCTTAGCAATTATTTTTACATTTATTTCTAAAAATACGGTATATGGAAGACAAATTTATGCGATTGGTGGAAATCCAGAAGCAGCTCGTTTATCGGGAATTAATATTAAAAGAAGAACATTGATGTTATTCGTGTTAGGAAATACATTAGCTGCTATTGCAGGTATTTTATTAACAGCTAGGGTTGGATCTGCAACAGTAAATGCTGGTAATATGTATGAGTTGGATGCAATTGCTGCTGCAGTAATTGGTGGAACTAGTTTACTAGGTGGAGCAGGAACTATTTCAGGTGCGATTATCGGTGCATTAGTTATGGCAAGTCTAGATAACGGCATGAGTATGATGAATGTTGAAACGTTCTGGCAATATATCGTTAAGGGTGGTATTTTGATCCTAGCGGTATGGATGGATATTTATAGCAGACAAAGGAAAAAAAGAGGGAATCGAAAACCTATAAAAATGAAGCAGTTCTTCAGCAGTTTAGGCGGAAGATTTTCACCAAGTTCAAGCAAAAACATAGCCAAAAAGTGA
- a CDS encoding DMT family transporter, whose protein sequence is MGLAMAIFGSIGFVAVQTRLQAFELVFVRCVCASLFLGAFWLLSGKFKNENWNKREVKRVLLCGLILVSNWVFLFKAFEMMSITVAISIYYLAPVIVLLLGSFLYREKLTWIAIISILICFIGTMLISGLGTDTPFQQLLSSGLILPFLAAILYALLTLLSKGITQLSPYAVTVIQTSLGAILLFPLVSFGAFSGLQVNHWIAITIIGVIHTGVVYFLFFRSVRFLPTRLISALVFLDPIVAILLDTMIIGFRPSVLQIVGLLLTFGGMVVTLVQTESTKSTAEAG, encoded by the coding sequence ATGGGTTTGGCGATGGCTATTTTTGGTTCAATTGGGTTTGTAGCAGTACAAACGAGACTTCAAGCTTTTGAATTAGTTTTTGTTCGTTGTGTTTGTGCTTCATTATTTTTAGGAGCTTTCTGGTTATTATCGGGTAAATTTAAAAATGAAAATTGGAATAAACGAGAAGTAAAACGTGTTTTATTATGTGGATTAATACTTGTATCTAACTGGGTCTTCCTTTTTAAAGCATTTGAAATGATGTCAATTACTGTCGCCATCTCAATCTATTATTTAGCACCTGTTATCGTTTTATTGTTGGGAAGCTTTCTTTATAGAGAAAAGTTAACGTGGATAGCGATCATTTCTATTTTGATATGTTTTATCGGTACGATGTTAATATCCGGCTTAGGAACGGATACTCCGTTTCAACAATTACTTTCATCAGGACTGATCTTACCTTTCTTGGCAGCGATTTTATATGCTCTGTTAACTCTCCTCAGTAAAGGAATTACTCAGTTATCTCCTTATGCAGTGACCGTAATTCAAACATCACTTGGCGCTATCTTGTTATTTCCTTTAGTTAGTTTTGGTGCTTTTTCTGGACTTCAGGTAAATCATTGGATTGCCATTACGATTATTGGTGTCATACATACAGGAGTGGTGTACTTTTTATTTTTTAGAAGTGTAAGATTTCTTCCAACAAGACTTATTTCTGCATTGGTGTTTTTAGATCCTATAGTGGCTATTTTATTAGATACAATGATCATAGGTTTTCGTCCTAGTGTGTTGCAAATTGTTGGTTTACTCCTTACTTTTGGTGGAATGGTTGTTACTTTGGTTCAGACTGAATCCACAAAATCTACTGCTGAAGCAGGTTAG
- the xylF gene encoding D-xylose ABC transporter substrate-binding protein — translation MNTKFKKVGVLLLALVFVFSIAACGNSDNATDTGSNEGDKEVSDDKIVIGFSMDTLQEERWQRDRDFFVEKAEELGAEVLVQSANSDDAKQISQAENLISQGVDVLVVVPHSAKAAAAIVEKAHEAGIKVLSYDRLIKEADVDLYVSFDNERVGEMQATAIVEAAPTGNYVLIEGADTDNNAHLFKQGQMNILQPLVDKGDITIVYEQFTEGWDPANALANMENALTKNENNIDAVVAANDGTAGGVIQALDQQGLAGQIPVSGQDAELAGIQRIVEGTQTMTVYKPIKDLAYHSAQLAIDLANGKTPETTKVVNNEFKDVPSILLDPIPVNKDNIDETVIADGFHSQEDVYGE, via the coding sequence ATGAACACAAAATTCAAGAAGGTTGGGGTTTTATTACTAGCGTTAGTTTTTGTATTTTCAATAGCTGCGTGTGGTAATAGTGATAATGCTACAGATACTGGAAGTAACGAAGGGGATAAAGAAGTAAGTGACGATAAGATTGTAATCGGTTTCTCTATGGATACATTACAAGAAGAGCGTTGGCAAAGAGACCGTGACTTCTTTGTTGAAAAAGCAGAGGAGTTAGGTGCAGAAGTATTAGTACAATCAGCAAACAGTGACGATGCAAAACAAATTTCTCAAGCTGAAAACTTAATTAGTCAAGGGGTAGACGTTTTGGTTGTAGTTCCTCATTCAGCTAAAGCAGCAGCGGCAATTGTTGAAAAAGCACATGAAGCTGGAATTAAAGTTCTATCTTATGATCGTTTAATCAAAGAAGCGGATGTAGATTTATATGTTTCTTTTGATAACGAACGTGTAGGTGAAATGCAAGCTACAGCTATCGTAGAAGCTGCACCAACTGGTAACTATGTACTAATCGAAGGTGCAGACACTGATAATAATGCACACTTATTTAAACAAGGTCAAATGAACATTCTTCAACCTTTAGTTGATAAAGGTGATATTACGATCGTTTATGAGCAATTTACAGAAGGTTGGGACCCTGCGAATGCATTAGCAAATATGGAAAATGCTTTAACTAAAAATGAAAACAACATCGATGCGGTTGTTGCTGCTAATGATGGTACAGCTGGTGGCGTTATCCAAGCGTTAGACCAACAAGGATTAGCAGGTCAAATCCCCGTATCTGGTCAAGATGCTGAGCTTGCTGGTATTCAAAGAATTGTTGAAGGAACACAAACAATGACGGTTTACAAGCCAATCAAAGATTTAGCTTACCATTCTGCTCAATTAGCAATTGATTTAGCAAATGGAAAAACTCCGGAAACTACAAAAGTTGTAAATAATGAATTTAAAGACGTTCCATCAATTCTTTTAGATCCAATTCCAGTGAATAAAGATAACATTGATGAAACTGTTATTGCCGATGGTTTCCACTCTCAAGAGGATGTATACGGGGAATAA
- the purU gene encoding formyltetrahydrofolate deformylase, with product MKPLTPNSNKWSDKTSKNRARMLISCPDQPGIVASVSKFLHQHEANIVQSDQYTMDPEGGMFFIRIEFDLPDLESKLNGLKEGFAMVADEFQMNWRINLAHKKQKLAIFVSKEDHCLLELLWQWQAGDLYADIKMVVSNHDDMRELVESFGIPYYHIPVTADTKAEAEAKQLEVTEGKVDTIILARYMQIISPKLLQFYKNRMINIHHSFLPAFVGGKPYTQAFNRGVKIIGATAHYVTEELDGGPIIEQDVQRVSHRDSVDELKRIGRHIERIVLARAVSWHVEDRILVHENKTVVFN from the coding sequence ATGAAGCCACTAACACCTAATTCAAATAAATGGTCAGATAAAACAAGTAAAAATAGAGCTCGCATGTTAATCTCATGCCCAGATCAACCTGGTATCGTAGCATCGGTATCTAAGTTTTTGCATCAACATGAAGCAAATATTGTTCAATCTGATCAATACACGATGGATCCTGAGGGTGGAATGTTTTTTATTCGAATTGAATTTGATTTGCCTGATTTAGAGTCCAAGTTAAATGGATTAAAAGAAGGCTTTGCAATGGTTGCAGATGAATTTCAAATGAATTGGAGAATAAATTTAGCACACAAGAAACAAAAGTTAGCTATTTTTGTTTCAAAAGAAGACCATTGTTTACTTGAATTGTTATGGCAATGGCAAGCAGGAGATTTATATGCGGATATTAAGATGGTGGTAAGTAACCACGATGATATGAGGGAGCTAGTAGAATCCTTTGGGATTCCATATTATCATATTCCTGTGACAGCTGACACCAAAGCTGAAGCTGAGGCAAAACAGCTTGAAGTGACTGAAGGAAAAGTAGATACTATTATTTTAGCAAGATATATGCAAATCATCTCACCAAAGCTCCTTCAATTTTATAAAAATAGAATGATTAACATACATCACTCTTTTTTGCCTGCATTTGTAGGTGGAAAGCCTTATACACAGGCTTTTAATAGAGGTGTAAAAATCATTGGGGCTACTGCCCATTATGTGACAGAAGAACTTGACGGAGGGCCGATTATTGAACAAGACGTGCAAAGGGTAAGTCATCGAGATTCCGTAGATGAGCTAAAGCGCATTGGTAGACATATTGAAAGAATTGTTTTAGCAAGAGCTGTTTCTTGGCACGTAGAAGATCGAATTTTAGTTCATGAAAATAAAACGGTTGTGTTTAACTAG
- a CDS encoding LysR family transcriptional regulator codes for MDIDVYRTFIEVVKWKNYTKAADQLGYAQSSVTTQIKKIEAAYGVRIFERMGRMMQLTQSGEHLYQYALKLVSLEDEAKERLTSKTELNGSLSIGTVESFATFELVKYFQEFNIKHPQIKLSIESNICSEMYSKVLDGTYDIALVMDQTLHHEDLNKLIIRKEEMVLVGFNNHPLATKKRVTVKDLQGETVICTEKGCTYRTMLEQALKREGVICGSSLEFNGIEVIKRCVISGLGIALLPKITVEKELEEGSLSLIPLDEPSIEVYVQLVVHKKKWMSPALKEFIHLLNPSYFDILHELRQRDNKSTIS; via the coding sequence ATGGATATAGATGTTTATCGTACTTTTATAGAAGTTGTAAAATGGAAAAATTATACGAAAGCTGCAGATCAATTAGGTTATGCTCAATCCAGTGTAACTACACAAATTAAAAAGATTGAAGCGGCTTATGGAGTTCGAATATTTGAGAGAATGGGACGGATGATGCAATTGACACAATCAGGTGAACACTTGTATCAATATGCCTTAAAATTAGTCTCTTTAGAAGATGAAGCAAAAGAACGTCTTACTTCTAAAACAGAATTAAACGGTTCGTTGTCCATTGGAACAGTAGAATCATTTGCGACATTTGAATTAGTGAAATATTTTCAAGAATTTAATATAAAACACCCTCAAATTAAATTATCGATAGAATCTAATATTTGCTCTGAAATGTATTCAAAAGTTTTAGATGGAACCTATGACATAGCTCTGGTAATGGATCAAACCCTACATCATGAGGACTTGAACAAATTGATTATAAGAAAAGAGGAAATGGTGCTAGTTGGATTTAACAATCATCCATTAGCAACAAAGAAAAGAGTTACTGTTAAAGATTTACAAGGAGAGACGGTTATTTGTACAGAAAAAGGATGTACATATCGTACTATGCTGGAACAAGCATTAAAAAGAGAAGGTGTAATTTGTGGTTCATCACTAGAGTTCAATGGGATTGAAGTGATAAAAAGATGTGTCATTTCTGGACTTGGAATCGCCTTATTACCTAAAATCACAGTAGAAAAAGAGTTGGAAGAAGGATCTCTATCTTTGATTCCTTTAGATGAACCTAGTATAGAAGTATATGTTCAACTTGTAGTGCACAAGAAAAAATGGATGTCGCCTGCTTTAAAGGAATTCATTCATTTGTTAAACCCGTCATATTTTGATATTTTGCATGAATTGCGACAAAGGGACAATAAGAGTACAATAAGTTAA
- a CDS encoding xylose ABC transporter ATP-binding protein, producing MTIALEMKQITKEFPGVKALDQVTFKVNKGEVHALCGENGAGKSTLMKVLSGLYPEGTYEGEILVDGDKKAFTNIRDAEEAGIAIIYQELALVRGMTVAENLFLGNEPQKFGVIQWDYVYSETEKWLAEVGLAGIKPDQITGTLGIGQQQLIEIAKALSKNAKILILDEPTAALTEKEVEILLNILREFKKRGVTCIYISHKLNEVFDIADSITILRDGQTVATHDTAEIDEDKVISLMVGRELTERFPRVEANPGDVVLSVKNYSVKDPDQVGKNLIDNVSFEVRKGEILGISGLMGAGRTELVMSLFGTYAGLTSGEVEIDGEKVKIKNTEHAIKKGLALVSEDRKKYGLVLGMSIQNNITLPSLKWISPYGVISENEEIKHSKLYHQSLKVKAPSVESIVGNLSGGNQQKVVLGKWLMTEPKVLIVDEPTRGIDVGAKFEIYNIMNELIKKGVAIIMISSELPEVLGISHRVLVLNEGQLTGEFDYKDATQEKIMVAATGGK from the coding sequence ATGACAATTGCGTTAGAAATGAAACAAATCACCAAAGAATTTCCTGGTGTAAAAGCTTTGGACCAAGTGACATTTAAAGTGAATAAAGGCGAAGTACATGCATTGTGTGGTGAGAACGGTGCGGGTAAATCGACGTTAATGAAAGTACTAAGTGGGTTATATCCTGAGGGAACTTATGAAGGTGAAATACTAGTAGATGGGGATAAAAAAGCTTTTACGAATATTAGAGATGCAGAAGAAGCTGGTATTGCTATTATTTATCAGGAATTAGCATTAGTTAGAGGTATGACCGTAGCAGAAAACTTATTTTTAGGAAATGAACCTCAAAAATTTGGTGTTATTCAATGGGATTATGTCTACAGTGAGACTGAAAAATGGTTAGCTGAAGTAGGATTAGCGGGAATTAAACCAGATCAAATTACTGGAACACTAGGAATTGGTCAGCAGCAATTAATTGAAATAGCAAAGGCGTTATCCAAAAATGCAAAAATATTAATATTAGATGAGCCAACGGCTGCACTTACAGAAAAAGAAGTTGAGATCCTATTAAACATATTAAGAGAGTTTAAAAAGCGCGGAGTAACTTGCATTTATATTTCTCATAAGTTAAATGAAGTTTTTGATATAGCTGATTCCATTACGATATTACGTGACGGGCAAACAGTAGCAACACATGATACTGCTGAAATTGATGAAGATAAGGTGATTTCATTAATGGTTGGACGTGAATTAACAGAAAGGTTCCCACGAGTTGAAGCCAATCCTGGAGATGTTGTGTTATCTGTTAAAAACTATTCAGTGAAAGACCCTGATCAAGTAGGTAAAAATCTGATTGATAACGTGTCCTTTGAAGTAAGGAAGGGCGAAATACTAGGAATCTCTGGTTTGATGGGTGCGGGTCGTACGGAGCTTGTGATGAGTCTATTTGGTACCTATGCTGGTTTAACTAGTGGTGAAGTTGAAATTGATGGTGAGAAAGTCAAGATTAAAAATACTGAACATGCTATTAAAAAGGGGCTTGCGTTAGTTTCAGAAGATCGAAAAAAATATGGTCTGGTACTGGGCATGAGCATCCAAAATAACATTACTTTGCCAAGTTTAAAATGGATTTCACCATATGGTGTGATTAGTGAAAACGAAGAAATCAAACATTCAAAGTTATATCATCAGTCTTTAAAAGTTAAAGCTCCTTCTGTAGAAAGTATTGTTGGAAATTTAAGTGGTGGAAATCAACAGAAGGTTGTCCTTGGTAAATGGTTAATGACAGAACCAAAAGTATTAATTGTAGATGAACCTACACGTGGTATAGATGTTGGTGCTAAGTTCGAAATTTATAACATTATGAATGAACTGATTAAAAAAGGTGTGGCTATTATTATGATCTCATCCGAACTGCCAGAAGTATTAGGAATTAGCCATCGTGTTTTAGTATTAAATGAAGGACAACTAACGGGTGAGTTTGATTACAAAGATGCAACACAAGAGAAAATTATGGTAGCAGCCACGGGAGGTAAGTAA